A window of the Callospermophilus lateralis isolate mCalLat2 chromosome 7, mCalLat2.hap1, whole genome shotgun sequence genome harbors these coding sequences:
- the C2cd4d gene encoding C2 calcium-dependent domain-containing protein 4D: MWLLEKAGCRPGAAEPAARRAPSSRLPARRAPGPAPRAFPNVLTPDRIPQFFIPPRLRDPGGARPRAGPRVGARSLPAACSLPHLAGREGWAFLPESPHTRRRESLFLSPPGLAAGLSPAQSRLYVSAPDLRLCRAPDGDTAPSPDSSPWGSPRPGPGRRRPHSLPREEAAPSDRSPPAPPLFHLDVLCCQLRPTRDSVLRLGPRGGQLRLSAEYQAGPGRLRLRLVSAEALPRPRAGPGSGGGGCCVVLRLQPRVRPRAQRSRVVKCSANPIFNEDFFFDGLGPPDLAARSLRAKVLDRGAGLRRDVLLGECETPLMALLPPLGGGLGPGSSLVPAHLSL, encoded by the coding sequence ATGTGGCTCCTGGAGAAAGCCGGCTGCCGGCCGGGGGCCGCCGAGCCCGCCGCGCGGAGGGCGCCCTCCAGCCGGCTCCCCGCGCGCCGGGCCCCGGGCCCAGCCCCGCGCGCCTTCCCCAACGTCCTCACCCCCGACCGCATCCCGCAGTTCTTCATCCCGCCGCGGCTCCGGGACCCGGGCGGCGCGCGGCCCCGGGCCGGGCCCCGCGTGGGCGCCCGCAGCCTGCCCGCGGCCTGCTCGCTGCCGCACCTGGCCGGCCGCGAGGGCTGGGCCTTCCTGCCCGAGAGCCCGCACACGCGCCGGCGCGAGTCCCTCTTCCTCTCGCCGCCCGGCCTGGCCGCGGGGCTGTCCCCGGCGCAGTCCCGCCTGTACGTCTCGGCCCCGGACCTGCGCCTCTGCCGGGCCCCCGACGGCGACACGGCCCCGTCGCCCGACTCCTCGCCCTGGGGCTCCCCGCGGCCGGGGCCCGGCCGCCGCCGGCCGCACTCGCTGCCCCGGGAGGAGGCCGCCCCGTCGGACCGCAGCCCGCCCGCGCCGCCGCTCTTCCACCTGGACGTCCTCTGCTGCCAGCTGCGGCCCACCCGGGACAGCGTGCTGCGCCTCGGGCCCCGCGGCGGGCAGCTCCGGCTCTCGGCCGAGTACCAGGCCGGGCCCGGGCGGCTGCGGCTGCGCCTCGTGAGCGCGGAGGCCCTCCCCCGGCCCCGGGCCGGCCcgggcagcggcggcggcggctgctGCGTGGTGCTCCGGCTGCAGCCCCGCGTGCGGCCGCGCGCCCAGCGCAGCCGCGTGGTCAAATGCAGCGCCAACCCCATCTTCAACGAGGACTTCTTCTTCGACGGGCTCGGCCCCCCAGACCTGGCCGCCCGCAGCCTGAGGGCCAAAGTGCTGGACCGCGGCGCCGGGCTGCGCAGGGACGTGCTGCTGGGCGAGTGCGAGACGCCCCTGATGGCCCTGCTGCCGCCCCTGGGTGGGGGGCTCGGCCCTGGGTCTTCTCTGGTGCCCGCCCACCTCAGCCTGTAG